TAAATGTCTCCATTCATAAATACTCCCATAGCTTGTATAGTCCTAAATTTAGAGCTTTGTTTGATATGAGTACACTTGGAAATCAAACAACATCTGCCtattgaaaataagataaacatATGATAGAGACACGcattttttctaatattaattaACATCTGTAATACTAGACAGTGTTGGAAAATTAAAcgatgcatttatttatttatttctgttttcttgATTGAATTGACATTACAATGACAATGGTTAAAGTGTATAAGTGTAAAGAACCCACACATGTGACCTGTTAAGTTCTAATTTTCATCACATATGCCTGAATATTTTCTCTCGATCAACCTGATTTGCTGCTTTTAATTTGCGAAGTTTGTGCACATGCATATGTTTTCCTATTGATTTCAGTTTTCTATTTCTCCCATTACTTCAAATGTCCAGCATCGTTcgtctgttgaaaaaaaaaacatgtagatAGATTTGCTTGTCTAAAGCattctgtttataaaattatattcacTAGTATTGCGTATAATGGGTAAGATTTCGTACAATGGCATGAAGTAAAATAACAGACGTCTTGCTAGTTTGATAATGTAATGAAAGCTAAGAAACGTCGCACGCTACTGGTGTTACTTTGGTGAAATCACGGACAAGACACATTCATCttgttaattttcaaacataaacaatgatattataaagtgttgtatatcattttaaagcttttaaactcTTCTTTCAGATTATTGCGATgttgtaaatttacaaaatattttcattaattaaaactCAATAAAACCTATCAACTATTGTGACGTTACAATCGAGCGGCGCGCTTTACTATACATGTAGTAAGCAGACTTTACAACATACTCGGGCCGCGcaaaagatgaaattaaaaatattaaaaactacaatataaataaattgacacttgaaaaattactgaaaactcTGAAGTCTCTGAAAGGAGTTAATGTCTATATATGAAAACTTAGCTTGAATTAAATTTACAGTCattgattatgaattatttccttttgtccATTTCTTAAGTTTCTCTATGGCAACACTTTTCGCTTTACGGCTTAAGTTTCTAGAAGTAGAAGGATTGTTGAGGTCACAATTATTGTCTATAGTAAAGTCTCTATTTTCTGACACTTCGAGAGGATAAAGTTTTGTTATTGGACGTGAAGTGAGTCCATTTTTTGTCCGTATAACAGCAGATCTCGTTTTCCCGTCACCTCCAATGTTCAGTTGATCAATAACGGCTAGATTCCACTTTGTCCTCGGTGATTCTTCGTACACTTGTACTACGTCTCcaactttaattgttttattgtccttTCCGGTGTTTCGATGATATTCTCGAAGAGAGGTAAGATACTCGTGTTTCCATTTGCACCAAAACTGTTGAATAATTTGAGATTTCAATCGAGACAGTTTATTCACAGATTCATGAGTCATCTCAAGCGTCGAATGCTCAAAGTCTCTATTATCAGGGTATGGAAGTGTTGTGATCCGACGTCCGTAAAGTAAATGTGATGGCGTTAGCGGTTCATCTAAAGGATCTGACAATACGTAAGTTAGTGGACGGTCATTCATAATAGTTTCAACTTCAGTCACAATTGTCTTAAGAAGTTCTATATTGATAAGGGAACGTCCCAAAACCTTCTTAACACAATCTTTTGTAATCCCTATCAATCTTTCCCAAAAGCCACCGTACCACGGTGCGCGTTTTGGTATAAATGTCCATGTTGTACCATAGTTGTTCAACGTTTCTGTAAGTGACGCTGATCGTGTGAGATTCTCTATATGCTTAGCGGCTGCAATGTAGGTAGTAGCATTGTCGGATATCATCGTTTTCGGTAACGATTTTCTACTTACGAATCTTCTAAATGCTAGGATAAATGTTtcttctgttaaattgtccacCACTTCTAAATGCACAGCGCGAGTGCTggcacatgtaaataaacatatgtAAGCCTTGCTTGTAGTTCCATCGTTGTTTTTCACTGTCAGAGCTCCCGTAAAATCAACTCCAGTTACTGTGAACGGCGGTGCTTCTCGTAGTCTGTCCTTCGGTAAAGGCGGCGGATCTGGGGCTGTATACGGTCGGCCTTTAACTTTTTACAGGTCACACATTTGCGTAAGATACTGTTTGCAACTTGTCGTATAGTCGGTATCCAATATGTCTGCCGGATTAGTGTGACGGTACTTGACAGTTCTGAGTGTAAATGTGAAATGTGAGCATCCATTATAACGAGTCTGGTTAATCTATCTTTTGCAGGTAGCAGTATAGGAAATTTAGTAGATTTATCCAATGGCGCGTTATGAATACGTCCTTCACAACGAATCAAGTTGTCCTTATCCAAATAAAGTTTCAGTTGTTTTACTAAGTTGTGTGTCTTTGTTTCACCATTTTGTAAGCTTAGCTTTACGTCCAAAAAGTGTCTTCGTTGTACTTCTTGTATCAAAGTATACGTTGCATTCTGTAATTCTTGCGTATTAAGATTTGCAGTACGTTTTTCTCTCGATCtacagttaaatataaatcTTTCAACGTAGGCTATGACTCTCAAAAGTTTCTTGAAAGAATTAAACCTGTCAATGTCAAATATGGTATTTTCCTGCGTTACACTGTGTGTACTCAGTATTTGTGTCGTATCAACTGTAACTTCTTGTTGAGCACTTGCTGGCATAATTTGCGTTTCATCTATTTTCCATTCAGGCCATTTATTCTCGTTCGTTAACCAATCAGGGCCGTTCATCCATAGCATGTTGTCTCTAAACTTTTGAGTTGTTATTCCTCTTGATAGTAAATCGGCGGGATTGGATTCACTTGGACAGTATTTCCATGTAAACTTTTCAGTCAGTTCTTTGATTTCTTTCACTCTGTTAGCGACAAATTGTTTTAATGTCTTGTTCGAACTCAGCCAGCTCAAGACAATTTGGCTATCGCTCCATAATATTACACGATTAACATTAATATGAgacaaaatatgatataaaagtCGACTTCCAATTACTGCTGCCATTAGTTCTAGTCTTGGAATTGTTAGCTGTTTTAACGGTGCTACTCGATTTCTTGACATTAAGAGTGAACTTTTTCCTTCTGAAACTAGGTATGCACAAGCTCCGTAAGCTTTCATGCTAGCATCCATGAATACATGTATCACAGTGTCGCTGTTAGAATCcgaacaatttgtaaagtaGTGACGATGTATAACGGTCTTTGTTGCTTCATTAATATCTTTTCTGATGTCAATCCATTCTGTTCTCATATGATCAGGCAATGGCTCGTCCCATTTCATATTTTCACCCCAAAGTGTTTGCATAAATATTTTACCTCGTACGGTAACTGGACTGATGATCCCGAGTGGATCATAAATCTTGGACGATTCTCTAAGTACTTCGCGTTTCGTGATGAGGTCTATTTCCGTGTCTAGAATATTTTCAGCATACTTTAGCGTATCTTTATCTGTATTCCAACG
The genomic region above belongs to Mytilus trossulus isolate FHL-02 chromosome 7, PNRI_Mtr1.1.1.hap1, whole genome shotgun sequence and contains:
- the LOC134726343 gene encoding uncharacterized protein LOC134726343: MISDNATTYIAAAKHIENLTRSASLTETLNNYGTTWTFIPKRAPWYGGFWERLIGITKDCVKKVLGRSLINIELLKTIVTEVETIMNDRPLTYVLSDPLDEPLTPSHLLYGRRITTLPYPDNRDFEHSTLEMTHESVNKLSRLKSQIIQQFWCKWKHEYLTSLREYHRNTGKDNKTIKVGDVVQVYEESPRTKWNLAVIDQLNIGGDGKTRSAVIRTKNGLTSRPITKLYPLEVSENRDFTIDNNCDLNNPSTSRNLSRKAKSVAIEKLKKWTKGNNS